Proteins from a single region of Aureibacter tunicatorum:
- a CDS encoding peptidylprolyl isomerase: protein MSQVKNGDAVKVHYTGRLTDGTVFDSSEGREPLGFQAGAGQMIKGFDAAVIGMAIGDKKTVNIPAAEAYGERNPDAILEFPKSSLPEEIKPELGMKLFAQSPNGQPMQVTVVEITDENIKVDANHELAGKELVFDIEMVSINE from the coding sequence ATGTCACAAGTAAAAAATGGTGATGCAGTAAAAGTGCATTACACAGGAAGACTAACTGACGGTACAGTATTCGATTCTTCAGAAGGAAGAGAGCCTTTAGGATTCCAAGCTGGCGCTGGTCAAATGATCAAAGGTTTTGACGCTGCTGTAATCGGCATGGCTATAGGTGATAAGAAAACTGTTAATATTCCTGCCGCAGAAGCTTATGGCGAGAGAAATCCTGATGCAATTTTGGAGTTCCCAAAATCTTCTCTTCCAGAGGAAATCAAGCCTGAGCTAGGAATGAAGCTTTTCGCTCAGTCTCCAAATGGACAACCTATGCAGGTGACAGTTGTTGAAATCACTGATGAGAATATCAAAGTTGATGCTAATCATGAATTAGCTGGAAAAGAGCTTGTTTTCGATATTGAAATGGTTTCTATCAATGAATAG
- a CDS encoding MFS transporter, which translates to MNLNYWKLLEKYPNYIGFGALHYFYSSFGQTFLISLFVPNVLESFQLDNAEFSYFYSGATLLGAVGIAHFGPYADKMDIRKFSIINGLGLAIFCLLMANTFNKWTLCAALIGVRLTGQGLMPLIGATSMGRFFSQNRGKALSLSSSSMSLAEMVTPYIVFLMIQSLGWKYTWMAFSVFIAFTFIPAVYKVVEGHDEFRLPKQNKNKNLVGTSITKKELFSDYRFITLALIIIFCPFVTTGVFIHQNLILQAKGWDEAWFAFTFVGFGTFRICTTFFAGPIIDKFSAGKLVVFILFPVISGLLIMDWIDHKFALFYYMCMNGMTLSFGSLVGSALWAEIYGGEHLGKVKSTVSTMMIFATAISPVIFGIIFENHFNTRIGISILSLLGITLAIIGQVSLKSIKPATHKA; encoded by the coding sequence ATGAACCTGAATTACTGGAAACTGCTTGAAAAATACCCCAATTATATTGGTTTTGGAGCCTTGCATTACTTTTACTCCTCATTTGGACAGACTTTCCTTATCAGCTTGTTCGTGCCCAACGTCCTAGAGTCTTTCCAACTGGACAACGCCGAATTTTCATATTTTTATTCAGGCGCCACCTTGCTTGGAGCCGTAGGTATCGCCCATTTTGGGCCATATGCTGATAAAATGGACATCCGAAAATTCAGCATTATCAACGGATTAGGACTTGCCATATTTTGCCTATTAATGGCTAATACATTCAATAAATGGACTTTGTGCGCGGCTCTAATTGGCGTCAGGCTTACAGGGCAAGGACTAATGCCGCTCATTGGAGCAACCTCTATGGGCCGATTTTTCTCGCAAAATAGAGGAAAAGCTCTTTCGCTGTCCTCTTCCTCCATGTCCTTGGCGGAAATGGTCACTCCTTATATAGTCTTTCTCATGATCCAAAGTTTAGGATGGAAATACACTTGGATGGCTTTCTCTGTGTTTATAGCTTTTACTTTTATCCCTGCGGTTTATAAAGTAGTCGAAGGACATGATGAATTCAGACTTCCCAAACAAAATAAGAACAAGAACCTTGTTGGTACCTCAATTACAAAAAAAGAGCTCTTCTCGGATTATCGATTCATAACACTTGCCTTGATAATAATATTCTGTCCATTTGTAACTACTGGTGTTTTCATTCATCAAAACCTGATACTGCAAGCCAAAGGATGGGACGAGGCATGGTTTGCCTTTACTTTTGTTGGTTTTGGAACATTCCGCATATGCACTACCTTTTTCGCAGGTCCCATTATTGATAAATTCAGCGCGGGCAAGCTTGTTGTTTTTATTCTATTTCCGGTTATTTCCGGTTTGCTTATTATGGACTGGATTGACCACAAGTTCGCATTGTTTTACTACATGTGCATGAATGGCATGACGCTAAGCTTTGGAAGCTTAGTGGGCAGCGCGCTTTGGGCGGAAATATATGGAGGGGAACATCTCGGCAAAGTAAAAAGCACTGTTTCCACCATGATGATATTCGCCACGGCGATATCTCCGGTCATATTTGGGATCATATTCGAAAATCATTTCAATACACGTATTGGCATCAGCATTTTATCTTTATTAGGCATTACGCTGGCAATCATTGGACAAGTGAGCTTGAAGAGCATAAAGCCTGCCACACATAAGGCTTAA